The Rhododendron vialii isolate Sample 1 chromosome 8a, ASM3025357v1 genome has a window encoding:
- the LOC131298877 gene encoding cinnamoyl-CoA reductase-like SNL6, whose protein sequence is MGIIGQYETQQLEIEEFRRMLLSCAGMRRGKEGDEFRDPARHATAEEKVVCVTSGISFLGIAIVNRLLLRGYSVRLIVTNEEDRDKLREMEMSGEMRGTNNNNISAVMGDLSDVQSISEAFDGCRGVFHTAGFIDPAGLAGYSKWMAEIEVKGTENVMEACARTSSVRSCVLTSSLLACIWRDKSRSDLSTLVNHDCWSDEPFCIEKKLWYALGKLRAEKAAWRIAEHDEFKLVTLCPGLITGPEFSHRNSTPTFAYLKGAREMYGDGLLATVDVNRLAEAHVYVFEAMNKTASGRYICFDQVIQREEELLKLAGDTGMQTDVLSGGNASSDSFSFRFKLSNTKLCGLMSRTLQCSDDC, encoded by the exons ATGGGGATAATCGGGCAATACGAGACCCAGCAGTTGGAAATCGAGGAATTCCGCCGGATGCTGCTATCTTGCGCCGGGATGCGCAGGGGGAAAGAGGGAGACGAGTTCAGGGACCCAGCTCGGCATGCGACGGCCGAAGAGAAGGTGGTGTGCGTCACCAGCGGCATATCGTTCCTCGGCATCGCTATCGTTAACCGCCTCTTACTCCGCGGTTACTCCGTCCGACTTATTGTCACCAACGAAG AAGACAGAGATAAGCTGAGAGAGATGGAAATGTCGGGGGAGATGAGGGGgaccaacaacaacaatatcaGCGCTGTTATGGGGGACCTTTCTGATGTCCAGAGCATATCGGAAGCATTCGACGGTTGTCGTGGAGTGTTTCACACCGCCGGTTTCATTGACCCAGCTGGCCTCGCTGGCTATTCT AAATGGATGGCAGAGATAGAAGTGAAGGGAACAGAGAACGTTATGGAAGCATGTGCAAGAACATCCTCTGTAAGAAGCTGTGTACTCACTTCCTCTCTTTTGGCCTGCATCTGGCGAGACAAGTCTCGAAGTGACCTATCTACCCTTGTTAACCATGACTGCTGGAGCGATGAACCGTTCTGCATTGAGAAAAAG CTCTGGTATGCATTGGGCAAACTAAGGGCAGAGAAAGCAGCATGGAGGATAGCAGAGCATGATGAGTTCAAGCTGGTAACTTTATGCCCAGGTCTCATCACTGGTCCTGAGTTCTCTCACAGGAATTCAACACCAACGTTTGCTTACCTCAAAG GAGCTCGAGAGATGTACGGGGACGGATTGCTGGCTACAGTTGACGTAAATAGATTAGCGGAAGCACATGTATACGTTTTCGAGGCAATGAACAAGACAGCATCCGGAAGGTACATTTGCTTTGATCAAGTGATTCAGAGAGAGGAAGAGCTACTAAAATTGGCCGGCGATACCGGGATGCAAACGGACGTGTTATCAGGGGGAAACGCCTCTTCTGATAGTTTTTCATTCCGGTTCAAATTATCAAATACCAAGCTTTGTGGACTAATGTCGAGGACACTGCAATGTAGTGATGACTGTTAG
- the LOC131298879 gene encoding uncharacterized protein LOC131298879 — protein sequence MASSGPPFPVPHKKLSLDINGSKTELIICSYDDHILVIATQIGSMGTILHARKEEGMLIQPTFNVSVIFGKRDEPMLVACARQLIENISSCGSSRPLVLSLGLKDHSAETLKGIIHAVIENRLW from the exons ATGGCTAGTTCAGGCCCTCCATTTCCAGTGCCTCACAAGAAACTCTCGCTAGATATCAat GGAAGTAAAACGGAGCTAATTATTTGTAGCTATGATGATCATATTCTT GTTATCGCAACCCAGATAGGAAGCATGGGAACAATATTGCATGCCAG GAAGGAAGAAGGGATGTTAATTCAGCCGACCTTCAATGTCTCTGTTATATTTGGTAAACGAGACGAG CCAATGCTAGTAGCATGTGCTCGTCAGCTGATCGAAAACATTAG TAGCTGTGGATCTTCCAGGCCATTGGTGCTTTCTCTTGGTCTCAAGGACCATTCTGCG GAAACATTGAAAGGCATTATTCATGCTGTGATAGAGAATCGCCTCTGGTAA
- the LOC131298880 gene encoding uncharacterized protein LOC131298880, which translates to MEEAGVSFSPSFNFYSSNGFAEKPTEVPDGMNPSETWTDVDDDFEFAWLSSDYDVTADEIFREGQIRQIFPIFNRDLLTRNDIRDQTDGVKPTELTLRLLLEKSVVDDELDSVPAGTYCVWRPKVVEKSPSRCKKSNSTGTTASKQWKLRDLLHRRSNSEGGKEDSFVFLTPKHGEQKAEIQGTVEAQKKAEKVKAKTVSAHEAFYVRNRAWKQGEKRKSYLPYRRDLVGFGFFANVNAYGKAFPPF; encoded by the coding sequence ATGGAAGAAGCAGGCGTATCTTTCTCCCCAAGTTTCAACTTCTACTCTTCCAATGGATTTGCCGAAAAACCCACCGAAGTGCCCGACGGGATGAATCCGTCGGAAACCTGGACCGACGTCGATGATGATTTCGAATTCGCTTGGTTAAGTAGCGATTATGATGTCACCGCCGACGAGATCTTCAGAGAGGGACAAATTCGTCAGATTTTCCCCATTTTCAACCGCGATCTCCTAACGCGTAACGATATTCGGGACCAAACCGATGGTGTAAAGCCGACCGAATTGACTCTGAGACTTCTGTTGGAGAAATCGGTCGTTGATGATGAATTAGACAGTGTACCGGCGGGAACGTACTGTGTATGGAGGCCAAAAGTAGTCGAAAAATCGCCGAGTAGATGCAAGAAGAGCAATTCGACAGGAACGACGGCATCAAAGCAGTGGAAGCTTCGCGATTTGTTGCACCGTCGGAGCAACAGCGAAGGCGGCAAGGAGGACTCGTTCGTGTTCCTCACCCCGAAGCACGGAGAGCAGAAGGCCGAGATACAGGGGACGGTCGAGGCTCAGAAGAAGGCGGAAAAAGTGAAGGCGAAGACAGTGTCGGCTCACGAAGCGTTTTACGTACGGAATCGAGCGTGGAAGCAGGGAGAGAAGAGGAAGTCGTATCTTCCGTACAGGCGAGACCTCGTAGGGTTCGGGTTCTTCGCTAACGTCAACGCGTATGGGAAGGCCTTCCCTCCTTTCTGA
- the LOC131298881 gene encoding uncharacterized protein LOC131298881, producing the protein MEEEAVSFNFYDSSHHGFAEKNAQVTDEGNPLETPTGMDDDFEFTHMSSDYDATAGEIFREGQIRPVFPVFNRDLLTRNDLDRSDRGKKLTELLTLRLALEKSFRFAYERDDEERGPPSSPLSESEADDSCCVWRPEAAEKSPRRYKKSDSAGALASKQWKLSDFLHRRSSSEGMEDSFAFFTPTYGEQREGEMQATVESTQKAGKTNAKKKKKVSVASAHEVFCVRKLQGEKRKSFLPYRQDLVGFFAPF; encoded by the coding sequence atggaagaagaagccGTATCTTTCAACTTCTACGACTCTTCCCATCATGGATTTGCAGAAAAAAACGCTCAAGTCACCGACGAGGGGAATCCATTGGAAACGCCGACCGGCATGGACGACGATTTCGAATTCACTCACATGAGTAGCGATTACGACGCCACCGCCGGCGAGATCTTCCGCGAGGGCCAAATCCGTCCGGTTTTCCCCGTTTTCAACCGCGATCTTCTAACGCGTAACGACTTGGACCGAAGCGATCGTGGTAAGAAGCTTACCGAGCTACTGACTCTGAGACTTGCGTTGGAGAAATCCTTCCGCTTCGCCTATGAGAGGGACGACGAAGAACGCGGTCCTCCATCGTCGCCGTTGTCGGAATCAGAGGCCGACGATTCCTGCTGCGTATGGAGGCCGGAAGCAGCCGAGAAATCACCGCGTAGGTACAAGAAGAGCGATTCGGCTGGAGCGTTGGCGTCGAAGCAGTGGAAGCTTAGCGATTTCTTACACCGTCGGAGCAGCAGCGAAGGCATGGAGGACTCGTTCGCGTTCTTTACGCCAACGTATGGAGAGCAGCGAGAGGGTGAGATGCAGGCGACAGTTGAGTCGACTCAGAAGGCGGGAAAAACAAAcgcgaagaagaagaagaaggtgtcGGTGGCGTCGGCCCACGAAGTGTTTTGCGTACGGAAGCTTCaaggagagaagaggaagtCGTTTCTTCCGTACAGGCAAGACCTCGTTGGGTTCTTCGCTCCTTTCTGA